The Campylobacter sp. MG1 genome includes a window with the following:
- the nhaA gene encoding Na+/H+ antiporter NhaA: protein MISKIRNSELLPSLLLIFTTILAIFLQNSNYRDFYNACLNARASVSFMDYKLDKPLFLWVNDGLIAIFFFWIGLEVKKEILCGELNTNSKRILPLAGALGGAIVPALIYMVFNFFDSYRLQGFAIPTGTDTAFAIAILLMLKKYVSNSVRIFLLSLAIFDDVIAIIVIAIFYTSNLLYISLVLSSIGVGLLLILNILHCTRRMFYLLVGIFLWVCVLESGVHTTLAGMLCAFFIPLNKKDGREFLERIMHNLTPYINYAILPIFTLFNAGVLIDFSLQNLNTVFFGIFFGLFIGKQLGVFGFCLLANKFGAVLPANKTILYGASILTGIGFTMSFFINTLVFEGNEIIFNSAKLAVLSASCCSAIFGFLWLRFKKV, encoded by the coding sequence ATGATATCAAAAATAAGAAATAGCGAACTTTTACCATCACTATTATTAATTTTTACTACAATTTTAGCTATATTTTTACAAAATTCTAATTATAGAGATTTTTACAACGCCTGTCTTAACGCTAGAGCTTCAGTTAGTTTTATGGATTATAAACTTGATAAACCATTATTTTTATGGGTAAATGACGGATTAATAGCTATATTTTTCTTTTGGATAGGACTTGAGGTTAAAAAAGAAATTTTATGTGGAGAACTAAACACTAACAGTAAAAGAATTTTACCATTAGCAGGAGCACTTGGTGGTGCTATAGTCCCAGCATTAATTTATATGGTATTTAATTTTTTTGATTCTTATAGACTACAAGGTTTTGCTATTCCAACTGGAACAGATACTGCTTTTGCAATAGCAATATTATTAATGTTAAAAAAATATGTTTCTAATAGCGTTAGAATATTTTTATTAAGCCTTGCTATATTTGATGATGTAATCGCAATCATCGTAATTGCAATATTTTATACCAGTAATCTTTTATATATTTCTTTAGTACTAAGTTCTATAGGAGTTGGACTATTATTAATTTTAAATATTTTACATTGTACTCGTAGAATGTTTTATTTATTAGTAGGGATATTTTTATGGGTATGTGTGCTAGAAAGTGGAGTTCATACAACTTTAGCTGGAATGCTTTGTGCATTTTTTATACCTCTTAACAAAAAAGATGGGCGTGAATTTTTAGAAAGAATAATGCATAATTTAACACCTTATATAAATTATGCTATCTTACCAATATTTACCTTATTTAACGCTGGAGTTTTAATTGACTTTAGTCTTCAAAATTTAAATACGGTATTTTTTGGAATATTTTTTGGATTATTTATAGGAAAACAATTAGGAGTATTTGGTTTTTGTTTATTAGCTAATAAATTTGGAGCTGTTTTACCAGCAAATAAAACTATTTTATATGGTGCTAGTATTTTAACTGGTATAGGTTTTACTATGAGCTTTTTTATTAATACTTTAGTATTTGAAGGTAATGAGATAATTTTTAATAGTGCAAAACTAGCGGTATTAAGTGCTAGCTGTTGTTCAGCAATATTTGGATTTTTATGGCTAAGATTTAAAAAAGTATAA